TCACCGTGATGATGGCCGTGCTGCTGCCGGTCGACACGCTCTCCGGCGAGATCGCTTCGGGCGTGATCCAGACGGTCGCCGTTCGTCCCATCCGCCGCCGCGACATCGTGCTCGGGAAGTGGCTCGGTCACTGGACCGTGATGGCGGGCTACCTGTGCCTGCTCGCGGGCGGTGTGCTCGCGATCGCGTGGACCCTGGGCAGCTTCACGCCGCCTCGCATCGAGCGCGGACTCCCGCTCATGCTCCTCGAGGGAACGGTGCTCCTGACCGTCTCGATCGCGGGGGGAGCGAGGCTCAGCACGGTGACGAACGGGATGCTCGCCTTCGGGCTCTTCGGTCTCGCGTTCATCGGCAACCTGGTGGAGCAGATCGGCACGATGGCGGGGAACGACACGGCGCGCCAGGTCGGAACGGTGGCGAGCCTCCTCATGCCCAGCGAGGCGCTCTGGCAGCTCGCCGCGGCGCAGATGCAGCCTTCCATCGTGCGGGATCTGGGCGAATCGCCCTTCTCACCCGTCTCGGTCCCGAGCGGCGCGATGGTGCTGTGGGCGGCGGGTTACGTGCTGGTGGTGCTGGTGGTGGGCATGCGATCGTTCGAGAAGCGGCCGCTGTAGCCGGCGAAATAGCGGTAGGCCAGCGCGGTCCAAGGGGGCCGTGGCCTTCCGAGATTGGTCCCCGCTTCTAAGCGTGGGGCGCTCGTTCCATCCCGATTTCTCCCGGGAGGGGTGGCGCCCCGTGGGGAGGAATGCTAGGTCCAATCTCTCACGCGACTCACGCGCGCCTCAGACGACTCAACGCTGGCCGCCGCAGTGGATGGTCCGATTACCCGGTCCACCTCCTACCGGTCCGAACGGGGCCGGCACCTGTGTCACTCTGCACGGAGCGTGCCTTTCGGCGCACGCATCGCAGACGCGTGGCACCTGCTTCCTCGGTCGTGAGTTACGAGCGGGGCACCGTTGCTTCCGGGACGCGCGGGAGCGTTTCCTGTCTGCCATGCTGGCATGCGTCGGCCATCTTGTCAGGCTCGAGTGGCGAGAGCTCGTCTCACAGCCCGAAGGGATACGTCTCCGGAAGATCGGGTCCGGCCGGCTGCCGCGCATCGAACGGGGCGACCGCGCGCGTCTCGTCGAACCACACCCATTCGTCGAACTGCCGGGGAAGCGAGGCCTGGAAGTAGTGGCTCGC
The genomic region above belongs to Candidatus Eisenbacteria bacterium and contains:
- a CDS encoding ABC transporter permease subunit, which translates into the protein MTPFHGLLTVTRLTLHEALRRRILTAALIAGGAFLALYGLGFHLILREEGGTMTLVERRIFLNMFTLAGLFATNLLTVMMAVLLPVDTLSGEIASGVIQTVAVRPIRRRDIVLGKWLGHWTVMAGYLCLLAGGVLAIAWTLGSFTPPRIERGLPLMLLEGTVLLTVSIAGGARLSTVTNGMLAFGLFGLAFIGNLVEQIGTMAGNDTARQVGTVASLLMPSEALWQLAAAQMQPSIVRDLGESPFSPVSVPSGAMVLWAAGYVLVVLVVGMRSFEKRPL